One window from the genome of Thermodesulfovibrionales bacterium encodes:
- a CDS encoding ATP-binding protein produces MFRLQSSIRQKITFGYYAIVAIIVGLSAFTFIQLRYLEKKVIFGETISEFFDTTLEVRRFEKNYFLYQDRTDYDENIRYLSKAERILEENTSGFGSIARPSQIIALREDLRKYREHMEQYASSPGEAFKENTLSKTALESKIRETGKYIVTVAEDISKAERRNLQAMLNNSQTILIASIVSLAILVVVIGHVLSRMVVKPLESLEESMRVIAEGRFERVSLDSHDREILSLSNAFNAMIRELEMRQRHLVQSEKLASLGTLLSGVAHELNNPLSNISSSCQILMEEIEDGDMEYKKELLTQIDGQTDRARNIVRSLLDFSREREFRKETLKLKELFEETIKFIKGQVPTNVEIRLDVPDGISIFADKQRIQQAFLNLIKNGLEAIAEEGRVLVTARKLVGLETMDFVNSVLLEECQHRMIEGSRDSSVYIKICDTGNGIPAEILPKIFDPFFTTKDVGKGSGLGLFIVHEIIEEHGGCIAVDSEVGIGTTFFIRLPVQTQASKKE; encoded by the coding sequence ATGTTCAGGCTCCAGTCAAGTATCAGACAGAAGATAACCTTCGGCTACTATGCCATCGTGGCCATCATCGTCGGCCTGTCGGCATTCACCTTCATTCAGCTCAGGTATCTCGAGAAGAAGGTGATCTTCGGCGAGACAATCTCGGAATTCTTTGATACGACCCTCGAGGTGCGGAGGTTTGAGAAGAATTATTTCCTTTACCAGGACCGGACCGACTACGATGAAAATATACGCTATCTTTCGAAGGCAGAGAGGATCCTTGAAGAGAACACCAGCGGCTTCGGCAGCATCGCCCGGCCTTCTCAGATTATCGCCTTACGGGAGGACCTCAGGAAATACCGTGAACATATGGAACAGTATGCTTCCTCGCCGGGTGAGGCCTTCAAGGAAAACACCCTTTCGAAGACCGCCCTGGAAAGCAAGATCAGGGAGACGGGAAAGTATATCGTGACCGTCGCAGAAGATATCTCAAAGGCCGAGCGGAGGAACCTCCAGGCGATGCTGAACAATTCCCAGACTATCCTCATCGCCTCGATCGTCTCCCTCGCCATTCTCGTGGTTGTCATCGGCCATGTCCTTTCCCGGATGGTCGTGAAGCCCCTTGAGTCGCTGGAAGAGAGTATGAGGGTGATTGCAGAGGGCAGGTTCGAAAGGGTCTCTCTCGACTCCCATGACCGGGAGATCCTGTCCCTGTCAAATGCCTTCAATGCGATGATCAGGGAACTCGAGATGAGACAGCGCCACCTCGTGCAGTCGGAAAAACTCGCCTCTCTGGGCACACTCCTCTCGGGCGTCGCCCATGAATTGAACAACCCCCTTTCGAACATTTCCTCGTCATGCCAGATCCTCATGGAGGAGATCGAAGACGGCGACATGGAGTACAAAAAGGAGTTGCTTACTCAGATCGACGGGCAGACGGACAGGGCCCGGAATATCGTCCGTTCCCTTCTCGATTTCTCGAGAGAAAGGGAATTTCGAAAAGAGACCTTGAAGCTGAAAGAGCTTTTCGAAGAGACGATCAAGTTCATCAAGGGCCAGGTCCCGACAAACGTCGAGATACGCCTCGACGTCCCCGATGGCATATCGATCTTTGCTGACAAGCAGCGGATCCAGCAGGCCTTCCTGAACCTCATCAAGAACGGCCTTGAAGCAATCGCAGAAGAGGGCCGTGTGCTCGTAACGGCGAGGAAGCTTGTAGGACTGGAAACGATGGATTTTGTGAACTCCGTCCTCCTCGAGGAGTGCCAGCATCGCATGATCGAAGGCAGCAGGGACAGTTCCGTGTATATAAAGATCTGCGACACCGGCAATGGGATCCCCGCAGAAATCCTTCCAAAGATATTCGATCCCTTCTTCACCACAAAGGACGTCGGCAAGGGTTCCGGTCTCGGCCTCTTCATCGTCCATGAGATCATTGAAGAGCACGGCGGCTGCATCGCCGTCGACAGCGAGGTCGGCATCGGAACGACATTTTTCATACGGCTGCCGGTTCAAACGCAGGCGAGCAAGAAGGAGTGA
- a CDS encoding sigma-54 dependent transcriptional regulator: MENNAKILIVDDEKIALKNLDHVIRKEGYEVTSTQSGQNALKLIEEQQFEVVLTDLRMEKVDGMQILARCRELYPDTEVVMITGFATLESAVETMKHGAFYYIAKPFKLDEVRKVVREAAEKVRLKRENRQLREQIETYQGKVKIITKDQSMLRLLDTARQIAPTDCNVIISGESGTGKELFARYVHFSSNRSAGPFFAINCGAFTEELLGNELFGHEKGAFTGAMTMKKGLIEMASGGTLFLDEITEMPSSMQVKLLRVIQEKEVLRLGSTEPLRVDVRFIAATNRDIQDAIRSGNFRQDLYFRLNVVSLHIPPLSERRDDIPLLSYYFLKKFAPLMKKDITEISQEVIAILINYDFPGNVRELENIIERGVALSNGNAIEVAHLPEDLKELSIKTFRKKEGRIPTLEEQETAYITWVLREVGGNKTLAAQILGIDRVSLWRKLKKLGLEGE, encoded by the coding sequence ATGGAGAACAACGCAAAAATACTGATCGTCGATGATGAAAAAATAGCACTCAAGAACCTCGATCACGTCATAAGAAAGGAGGGCTATGAAGTCACCAGCACGCAGAGCGGCCAGAACGCCCTCAAGCTTATTGAAGAGCAGCAATTTGAAGTCGTGCTCACCGATTTGAGGATGGAGAAGGTCGACGGAATGCAGATACTCGCGAGGTGCAGAGAGCTCTATCCCGACACCGAGGTGGTCATGATAACCGGATTCGCGACGCTCGAATCAGCTGTCGAGACGATGAAGCACGGTGCCTTCTATTACATTGCCAAACCCTTTAAGCTCGACGAGGTGCGGAAGGTCGTCAGGGAGGCGGCAGAGAAGGTCAGACTCAAGAGGGAGAATCGCCAGTTACGAGAGCAGATCGAGACCTATCAGGGAAAGGTGAAGATCATTACCAAGGACCAGTCTATGCTGAGACTCCTCGATACGGCAAGGCAGATCGCGCCGACAGACTGCAACGTGATCATAAGCGGTGAAAGCGGAACGGGCAAGGAACTTTTCGCCCGGTACGTGCATTTCAGCAGCAACCGCTCTGCCGGTCCCTTCTTTGCCATAAATTGCGGCGCCTTTACCGAGGAACTTCTCGGTAATGAGCTTTTTGGCCACGAGAAGGGGGCATTTACCGGGGCCATGACCATGAAGAAGGGATTGATAGAGATGGCTTCGGGCGGGACGCTCTTCCTCGACGAGATCACGGAGATGCCCTCTTCCATGCAGGTAAAGCTCCTGCGGGTGATCCAGGAAAAAGAGGTCCTGAGACTCGGTTCAACAGAACCTCTCCGCGTAGATGTGAGGTTTATCGCGGCAACGAACAGGGACATTCAGGATGCCATCAGGTCCGGCAACTTCAGGCAGGACCTCTATTTCAGACTGAACGTCGTTTCGCTTCACATTCCTCCCCTTTCTGAACGGAGGGACGATATCCCCCTCCTCAGTTATTACTTCCTGAAGAAATTCGCGCCTCTCATGAAGAAGGATATCACCGAAATATCACAGGAGGTGATCGCTATCCTGATAAACTACGATTTCCCCGGGAACGTACGAGAATTGGAGAATATTATCGAACGGGGCGTCGCCCTTTCGAACGGAAATGCCATCGAAGTGGCTCATCTTCCCGAAGACCTGAAGGAATTAAGCATTAAGACCTTCAGAAAGAAGGAGGGGAGGATACCCACGCTCGAAGAACAGGAGACTGCTTATATAACGTGGGTCCTTCGTGAGGTCGGCGGCAATAAGACCCTCGCCGCACAGATACTCGGCATCGACAGGGTCTCCCTCTGGAGGAAGCTCAAGAAGCTGGGCCTCGAAGGAGAGTGA
- a CDS encoding AEC family transporter: MHGILFPFGLIILAGVAFRRMRPSGVEAGAMSQAINAGVLNLFLPALCIKTMYQSTIDHHALLVPATACVTTLTALLLAAGTYSLLSKKLQLAPQEKGVVLLAAAFGNVTYLGLPVITGLFGQSAAQYALYYDLLATTPLLWLVGATMAARCGGDREYDIPSALKTIVSLPPVWGIFAGMALNLTRATLPPFMVSALDMLGGLVVPLMIFSIGLALTFPKVAHAFAVLPAVVIKLALSPFISFLAAKTLGLSGTALTSTVLEGAMPSMVLTLLVAGRYNLDISLGAFMIVVTTTLSFFTLPAILYLVGV; this comes from the coding sequence ATGCATGGTATCCTCTTTCCCTTCGGACTCATAATACTTGCAGGCGTGGCGTTCAGGCGCATGAGGCCTTCGGGCGTAGAGGCAGGCGCTATGAGTCAGGCAATCAACGCCGGAGTGCTGAACCTCTTTCTTCCTGCTCTCTGTATTAAAACGATGTACCAGTCAACGATCGATCACCACGCCTTGCTCGTACCGGCGACAGCATGCGTCACCACACTGACTGCGCTGCTCTTGGCAGCAGGCACCTATTCCCTTCTTTCGAAAAAGTTACAGCTCGCGCCGCAGGAGAAGGGAGTAGTTCTTCTTGCGGCAGCCTTCGGCAACGTAACGTATCTGGGCCTTCCGGTGATCACCGGTCTCTTTGGCCAAAGCGCCGCACAATACGCGCTCTACTACGATCTCCTTGCAACGACGCCTCTCCTTTGGCTTGTTGGCGCCACGATGGCCGCCCGCTGCGGAGGGGATAGAGAGTATGACATTCCATCGGCGCTGAAGACCATCGTTTCACTTCCGCCCGTGTGGGGCATCTTCGCCGGAATGGCTCTGAATCTGACAAGGGCTACTCTCCCTCCCTTTATGGTAAGTGCACTTGACATGCTCGGAGGACTTGTTGTCCCGCTCATGATCTTCAGCATAGGGCTCGCACTCACCTTTCCAAAGGTGGCGCATGCCTTTGCCGTGCTCCCTGCCGTGGTCATCAAACTCGCTCTTTCGCCGTTCATCTCCTTTCTTGCAGCAAAAACACTCGGCCTTTCGGGAACCGCCCTCACCTCCACCGTCCTGGAGGGCGCCATGCCCTCAATGGTCCTCACGCTCCTTGTGGCCGGCCGCTACAATCTTGATATATCCCTTGGGGCTTTCATGATTGTGGTTACCACCACGCTCTCCTTTTTTACCCTTCCCGCAATCCTCTACCTCGTAGGAGTTTGA
- a CDS encoding DUF3562 domain-containing protein, protein MVATAGLYENETEQTLHSSAIQRLARDFNVAEEEIQILYEATLSRLKENARIKDFLAVLVIRNVKDIIRKGIGLKTSEGNPPLSDMRENINDTRGNSVSVLSPGGAVSLWKDEE, encoded by the coding sequence ATGGTAGCGACTGCCGGCTTATATGAGAATGAGACTGAGCAAACTCTGCATTCCAGTGCCATCCAAAGGCTTGCGAGGGACTTCAATGTTGCCGAGGAGGAGATACAGATACTTTATGAGGCAACGCTCAGCAGACTGAAGGAAAATGCACGGATAAAAGATTTCCTGGCAGTATTGGTCATCCGAAACGTGAAGGACATTATCAGGAAGGGTATTGGTCTGAAGACAAGTGAAGGCAATCCACCGCTGTCGGACATGCGAGAAAACATCAATGATACACGAGGGAATTCCGTGTCCGTCCTGTCACCCGGAGGTGCTGTATCGTTATGGAAGGACGAGGAATGA